The genomic segment GGTCGAGCACATCATCGACTGTCAGCGCCCCCTCGTGGGTGACGGCGAAGGCGATTTCAGCGCGGGTGATATCCAGCCCGGCGACGCGATCCAGCGGGCGCTCGATCTCAGCCTCGGCCACCACCGCCGGGGCTTCATAGCCATAACGCTCCACCAGTGAGGCGGGCAGCTGGGCGAGATCGGCCTTGGCCACCCGCAACATCGCTGGGTGGTTGGGCGCACCCACATAGGGCAGGCTGCGGGTGCGGCAAGGCCCGGCCCGCAGGCCCTTGCGCTGCAGGATCTCATCGATGGCTTCTTCCGCCATGAGCCGGAACTCAGTGTATTTGCCACCGACGATGGAGATCAGCCCATTGGGTGCCTCGATGGTGCTGTGCCGGCGGGAAAGATCCGCGGTGCTGCCGTCTCCGCCGGTGTCGATCAGCGGCCGCAGGCCGGTGAAGGCGCCGATCACATCCTTGCGAGTGAGCTTGGTGCCCAAGCCTCGGTTGATGGCCTCGAGGATGAACTCGATGTCATCCTCTGGGGTGGGTGGTACATCCGGGATCGGACCCGGGGTGTCCTCGTCGGTCAAACCAATGTAGACGCGGTCGAATTGCTGCGGCAGCAAGAACACGTATCGGGAGATGGATCCGGGCAGCGGCACTGTGAGCGCGCCGGTGGGGTGCCCCACGGTGGCGGCATCCACCACAATGTGGGTGCCGCGGGAGGGGCGCACCTTGATCTCTGGGTCCACCACGCCCGCCCACACACCAGTGGCATTAACCACGGCTTGGGCAGAAATGCTGAATTCGGAGCCATCGAGGCCATCGCGAATGGTTACTCCCGTGCCGTGGGCCTCAATCACCTCGGCCTGGGTGATAATGCGCGCTCCCTCCCCGGCAGCAGTGCGGGCCACGGCTGTGACGATGCGGGCATCGTCGATCATCTGGCCGTCATAGTTCACCCACGAGCCGTGCAGCTTGTCGGTCGAGGCGGTCGGACACAGCGAGAGGGTCTCCTTCTTGCCTGCAAACCGAGAG from the Corynebacterium ciconiae DSM 44920 genome contains:
- a CDS encoding glycerol-3-phosphate dehydrogenase/oxidase; this translates as MNTALNAARRAEDIAYLTSNPTDIDLVVIGGGITGVGIALDAVTRGLNTVLLERRDLGFGTSRWSSKLAHGGLRYLAKFEVGIALHSAKERGLLMEHNAPHLVRALPQVALLGADTNLVQKAAMRMGFIAGDMLRIAAGTSSSVLPRSRFAGKKETLSLCPTASTDKLHGSWVNYDGQMIDDARIVTAVARTAAGEGARIITQAEVIEAHGTGVTIRDGLDGSEFSISAQAVVNATGVWAGVVDPEIKVRPSRGTHIVVDAATVGHPTGALTVPLPGSISRYVFLLPQQFDRVYIGLTDEDTPGPIPDVPPTPEDDIEFILEAINRGLGTKLTRKDVIGAFTGLRPLIDTGGDGSTADLSRRHSTIEAPNGLISIVGGKYTEFRLMAEEAIDEILQRKGLRAGPCRTRSLPYVGAPNHPAMLRVAKADLAQLPASLVERYGYEAPAVVAEAEIERPLDRVAGLDITRAEIAFAVTHEGALTVDDVLDRRTRIGLVERDRTAAYEEVNSIVQAVRAHTE